In one Vagococcus entomophilus genomic region, the following are encoded:
- a CDS encoding LytR/AlgR family response regulator transcription factor produces the protein MKLKVAIFENQRHLAEKIENLLFHYHPTLFETSIYYSSNKLLAHIPTIEYDFFILTLEQLPPNGLKVAQKIREQNTNIPLILLANNPNQVKLEEIFLVHPFDYMIQPIQKNRFFKTLESVTNSLAQTRQTISFMENKKTVRINSATIIYFEKDRRQVIIHTKEQHHITYMSTKYLLKLLNHKFIQVHTSYIINLDFVSVIKKNYVYLKKDNTKIIKVPISRKFKESAFKKIVLD, from the coding sequence ATGAAACTTAAAGTTGCAATTTTTGAAAATCAGCGCCATCTAGCAGAAAAAATTGAAAATTTATTATTTCATTATCATCCTACTCTTTTTGAGACCTCTATCTATTATAGTTCGAACAAATTACTGGCTCACATCCCAACTATTGAATACGATTTTTTTATTTTAACACTTGAACAGCTACCTCCTAATGGTCTAAAAGTTGCACAAAAAATCAGAGAGCAAAACACAAATATTCCTCTTATTTTATTAGCAAATAATCCAAACCAAGTGAAATTAGAAGAAATATTTTTGGTGCATCCTTTTGATTATATGATACAGCCCATCCAGAAAAACCGTTTTTTTAAAACGTTGGAAAGTGTCACGAATTCTCTCGCTCAAACACGTCAGACCATCAGCTTTATGGAAAATAAAAAAACAGTAAGAATAAATAGTGCGACTATTATTTATTTTGAAAAAGACCGTCGTCAAGTAATAATTCACACAAAAGAACAGCACCACATTACTTATATGTCGACTAAATATCTCCTAAAACTGTTAAATCATAAGTTTATTCAAGTTCATACTTCCTATATTATTAACCTAGACTTTGTCTCAGTGATCAAAAAAAATTATGTTTATTTAAAAAAAGATAATACTAAAATTATTAAAGTTCCCATTAGTAGAAAATTTAAAGAATCCGCTTTTAAAAAAATAGTGTTGGATTAA
- a CDS encoding MptD family putative ECF transporter S component: MSKQKIASKDLISIGLFGVLMFIVENIVSIVLSPVTLYILPLVSGVCTFFLAIIYLLLSFKVGKKWTLTLMGAILGVFYMLMGVPVMLPFCVISGLIAEATLLKGDGTQYRNFSRQALAYSVYGTLYGLGTYVIAFLFGKTYFEAVHYSSEMIGKIFYFLSSPLWMVLGIICSFVLTYLGMLFGRTILKKHFVKSGYIKEF, translated from the coding sequence ATGAGCAAACAAAAAATAGCCTCCAAGGATTTGATTAGTATCGGTCTCTTTGGGGTACTGATGTTTATTGTTGAAAACATTGTTTCAATTGTATTAAGCCCAGTTACGTTATATATTTTACCGCTAGTTTCGGGTGTTTGTACGTTCTTTTTGGCAATTATCTACTTACTATTGTCTTTTAAGGTTGGAAAAAAATGGACGCTTACTTTAATGGGGGCAATCTTGGGCGTTTTTTATATGCTGATGGGGGTTCCTGTCATGCTCCCATTTTGTGTAATTAGTGGTTTGATAGCAGAAGCGACTCTTTTGAAAGGAGACGGTACACAGTATCGGAATTTTTCAAGACAAGCGCTAGCTTATAGTGTTTATGGAACGTTGTACGGTCTTGGAACTTATGTTATTGCATTCCTATTTGGCAAAACTTATTTTGAAGCGGTTCATTATAGTTCAGAGATGATTGGGAAAATATTTTATTTCTTGAGCTCTCCATTGTGGATGGTTTTAGGGATAATCTGTTCGTTTGTTTTGACTTACTTAGGAATGTTATTTGGTCGAACAATACTCAAAAAACATTTTGTGAAGTCTGGTTATATTAAGGAGTTTTAA
- a CDS encoding energy-coupling factor transporter transmembrane component T yields MTRQYNVRIQLVFLFFLGIAGFFFNLQQAVSMTLVCVLFLGIQCVNKSLFYWLLGGGILYGLFFFFSHYVTIPALSFLNVFLFILIKMYPTLIVASSIAQVSTSKLMSALQSLHLPQTFITTLSILFRFFPVLKNENEMIQASTQMRGISYKHLKNWSHPLSLFEYAMVPLLMRTIHLADELSVNGYIRGMDSGVKRTSIHEDKLAPFDGSFLLIMIGVLAVLFIK; encoded by the coding sequence ATGACAAGGCAATATAATGTTCGCATTCAATTAGTTTTTTTGTTCTTTTTAGGAATAGCGGGTTTCTTTTTTAACCTGCAACAAGCAGTGAGTATGACGTTAGTTTGTGTTCTTTTTTTAGGCATTCAATGTGTGAATAAGTCGTTATTTTATTGGCTATTAGGTGGAGGGATTCTTTACGGATTGTTTTTTTTCTTTAGTCATTACGTGACAATTCCTGCGTTAAGTTTTTTGAATGTATTTCTCTTTATCCTAATCAAGATGTACCCGACTTTAATTGTCGCTAGTTCTATTGCGCAGGTTTCAACAAGTAAGTTGATGTCGGCCTTACAAAGTTTACACTTGCCACAGACGTTCATCACAACTTTATCGATTCTTTTTCGTTTTTTTCCTGTTTTAAAAAATGAGAATGAAATGATTCAAGCAAGTACTCAGATGAGAGGAATCTCGTATAAACATCTTAAAAATTGGAGTCATCCTCTAAGCTTGTTTGAATATGCAATGGTTCCTTTGCTTATGAGAACCATTCATTTAGCCGATGAATTATCGGTGAATGGGTATATTCGAGGGATGGATAGTGGCGTAAAAAGAACCAGTATCCATGAGGACAAGTTAGCTCCATTTGATGGATCGTTCCTTCTTATTATGATAGGGGTACTAGCGGTGTTGTTTATTAAATAG
- a CDS encoding ABC transporter ATP-binding protein: MLQLKNIEYQQKDNKILHQIQLEIKTGEVVAFIGLSGCGKTSLARICSGLVPYFYDEASFSGEVFFDHVKLDEVTNTEFIKKVGVVSQDPKSQFFTTIVKDELAFEMENYGCNPKVIEQRIQQVSEALKLEDILNQTLASLSSGQKQKVAIATALMTDPSLVILDEPSANLDLVSTESLKEQIKHIKQQGKTIIIAEHRVYYLMDSVDRFIYMEDGQIVKELTALEMTQLSNAQRAKMGIRHTDLSEIENERKNQSDFSQTINVRDVQASVKRKKILQSVSYQHRAGEVLALIGKNGAGKTSLAKALSGLTHISSGEILLESQLLRKRDLKKSVWMVMQESIYQVFGDDLLTELAIGKRNVDQVQIEKILKKMGLWAFRNQHPYNLSGGQRQRLVLAIGLIQQREILILDEPTSGLDGKNLTIIAHFLKELSREGKHILMITHDPEIILKSCDRILLLEGGKISQDKKISELATSEVLKLLSFQE; this comes from the coding sequence ATGTTACAGCTAAAAAATATAGAGTATCAACAAAAAGATAATAAGATTTTACATCAGATTCAACTAGAAATAAAAACTGGCGAAGTAGTTGCTTTTATTGGCCTTTCGGGCTGCGGTAAAACTAGTCTCGCTAGAATTTGTAGTGGCTTGGTTCCGTATTTTTATGATGAGGCTAGCTTTTCTGGAGAAGTTTTTTTTGATCACGTAAAATTAGACGAAGTAACTAATACGGAGTTTATCAAGAAAGTAGGAGTTGTCTCTCAAGATCCTAAAAGTCAGTTTTTTACAACTATTGTAAAGGATGAGCTGGCTTTTGAAATGGAGAATTATGGTTGTAATCCAAAAGTGATTGAACAAAGAATCCAACAGGTCAGTGAAGCGTTAAAACTAGAAGATATTTTAAATCAAACATTGGCTTCTTTATCTAGTGGACAAAAACAAAAAGTAGCAATTGCCACAGCATTAATGACTGATCCTTCATTAGTTATTTTGGATGAACCCAGTGCCAATCTTGACTTGGTAAGTACAGAAAGTTTAAAAGAGCAGATCAAGCACATAAAACAGCAAGGGAAAACTATTATTATAGCAGAACATCGTGTTTATTATTTAATGGATAGTGTAGATCGTTTTATCTATATGGAAGATGGTCAAATAGTCAAAGAATTGACTGCACTAGAAATGACCCAGCTTTCCAATGCTCAAAGAGCCAAAATGGGAATTCGCCATACAGACTTGTCTGAAATCGAAAATGAAAGGAAAAATCAGTCGGATTTTAGTCAAACTATTAATGTGAGAGACGTCCAAGCATCAGTCAAACGAAAAAAAATCCTTCAAAGTGTTTCCTATCAGCATAGAGCTGGAGAAGTCCTTGCTTTAATCGGAAAAAATGGTGCGGGGAAAACGAGTCTTGCCAAAGCGCTTAGTGGTTTGACTCACATTTCCAGTGGGGAAATTTTGCTAGAAAGCCAGTTGCTTCGAAAACGAGACTTAAAAAAATCAGTGTGGATGGTCATGCAGGAAAGCATCTATCAAGTTTTTGGTGATGATTTATTGACAGAGCTCGCGATTGGCAAACGTAATGTAGATCAAGTACAAATTGAAAAAATTTTAAAAAAAATGGGACTTTGGGCGTTTCGCAATCAGCATCCGTACAATTTATCAGGTGGGCAAAGGCAACGACTAGTGCTCGCAATTGGTCTGATTCAACAACGTGAGATTCTCATACTGGATGAGCCGACTTCTGGGTTAGATGGAAAGAATCTGACAATTATTGCGCACTTTCTAAAAGAGCTGTCCAGGGAAGGTAAGCATATTTTGATGATTACGCATGACCCAGAAATTATTTTAAAGTCTTGTGATAGGATACTTTTACTTGAAGGAGGAAAAATATCACAGGACAAAAAGATTAGCGAATTAGCTACTTCCGAGGTATTAAAGTTATTGTCTTTTCAAGAATGA
- a CDS encoding YibE/F family protein produces MKRKIFVGFCVVLIYLLGLFFLNVFPNNKYTVAKVIKTKVISKQSMTDRNGNQDSLTMQRLTLKLDNKGESIIHLDNSYSLSHVLDQRYQVGEKVRIRKYSGGQKKWQLIGTRRVDALWSLICFSLFCLLMFGTVFSLKLVGTTGLNCLVLYGLVQLYAGNIFKNLTVLTFFATGVMVAIMLFVLTRNRQMAIIAMIATLLSIASAYFIGTVTMYILKDKGLHFEEMAFLTRHYRDIFKAELLLGCLGAVMDVAVSIIASMTEIKQQKPNISNVELKEEGRKIGQSIMGPMNNVLLFSYVSGAIPTLIFYLRNNLAYVYTFKMFLSLEVMRALVGSIGIVLTVPITIRAFIFLRNKRG; encoded by the coding sequence TTGAAAAGAAAAATTTTTGTTGGTTTTTGTGTAGTACTCATCTATCTGCTGGGTCTTTTTTTCCTGAATGTCTTTCCAAACAACAAGTATACTGTTGCGAAAGTCATCAAAACAAAAGTAATCAGCAAGCAGTCAATGACGGATAGAAATGGCAATCAGGACTCATTGACAATGCAACGTCTGACACTAAAGTTAGATAATAAAGGCGAGTCAATTATACATCTAGATAACAGCTATTCTTTGTCTCATGTGTTAGATCAACGCTATCAAGTTGGAGAAAAGGTAAGAATCCGAAAATATTCGGGAGGGCAAAAGAAATGGCAATTGATTGGAACAAGGCGAGTTGATGCTCTATGGTCTTTAATTTGTTTTTCTCTGTTTTGTCTATTGATGTTTGGGACTGTTTTTAGTCTGAAACTAGTAGGGACGACGGGTCTGAATTGTCTGGTACTCTATGGCTTGGTCCAATTGTATGCTGGAAATATTTTTAAAAATCTGACTGTTTTAACCTTTTTTGCGACAGGCGTCATGGTGGCTATTATGCTTTTTGTTCTTACGAGAAATCGGCAAATGGCAATAATAGCGATGATAGCGACATTACTCAGTATAGCGAGTGCCTATTTTATTGGGACAGTAACAATGTATATTTTAAAGGATAAGGGTCTCCACTTTGAAGAAATGGCATTCTTGACTAGGCATTATCGTGATATTTTTAAGGCAGAGCTGCTTTTAGGATGCTTGGGTGCTGTGATGGATGTGGCAGTTTCTATTATTGCTTCTATGACTGAGATCAAACAACAAAAGCCAAACATTTCGAATGTTGAATTAAAAGAAGAAGGTCGAAAAATTGGGCAATCTATTATGGGACCCATGAATAATGTGTTGCTTTTTTCTTATGTGAGTGGAGCTATTCCGACGCTAATCTTCTATTTGAGAAATAATCTGGCTTACGTTTATACATTTAAAATGTTTTTGTCACTTGAAGTCATGCGTGCACTCGTTGGAAGCATTGGCATTGTGTTGACCGTTCCCATCACGATTCGCGCGTTTATCTTTTTAAGAAACAAGAGGGGATAA
- a CDS encoding YibE/F family protein, which yields MNVIMVLSVILYLLMKKIGGKEGSKAFWIMVLNLVLFMSLIVLLALGIPVFLLSIATVVLFSAIMTVGMNERNLYSWAAFLGTVTTILISSLLITLTLHYFQVQGFVQEEMADADMFSMYVGIRFDQLTIVVLIMASLGVIIDTSVTLVAYITALKKEQPKITDNQLLKSAMTVGKDVIISSINTLFFAFFGQNISLFIWVKDLHYSFDEMMNSKVIVLEIITMLYCGIGILLCVPCTFLWVRYISGRKKVMKNRLRKEEKKSC from the coding sequence ATGAATGTAATCATGGTTTTGAGTGTCATTTTGTATTTACTTATGAAAAAAATCGGCGGTAAAGAAGGATCAAAAGCTTTTTGGATTATGGTCTTAAACTTAGTCTTGTTTATGAGTCTTATTGTGTTACTAGCATTAGGTATCCCTGTATTTCTCTTGTCGATTGCTACAGTAGTTCTTTTTTCAGCTATTATGACAGTTGGGATGAATGAGCGTAATCTCTATTCGTGGGCAGCCTTTTTAGGGACTGTGACAACAATTTTGATTAGTTCGTTATTGATTACATTGACACTCCATTATTTTCAAGTACAAGGGTTCGTTCAAGAAGAAATGGCAGATGCAGATATGTTCTCGATGTATGTTGGCATTCGTTTTGACCAATTAACGATTGTGGTACTGATTATGGCGTCGCTTGGAGTTATCATTGATACATCGGTCACTCTGGTGGCATACATCACTGCACTTAAGAAAGAACAACCTAAAATAACAGATAATCAGCTCTTAAAATCAGCCATGACTGTGGGGAAAGACGTAATCATTTCTTCAATAAACACATTGTTTTTTGCCTTTTTTGGTCAAAATATTTCCTTATTTATTTGGGTGAAAGACTTGCACTATTCTTTTGATGAGATGATGAATTCAAAAGTTATTGTCTTAGAAATTATTACGATGCTTTATTGTGGGATTGGTATTTTATTGTGTGTTCCGTGTACGTTTTTATGGGTCAGATATATCAGTGGTCGAAAAAAAGTAATGAAAAATCGATTGAGAAAAGAAGAAAAAAAAAGTTGTTAA
- a CDS encoding NAD(P)-dependent alcohol dehydrogenase, whose amino-acid sequence MKKMKVAVMDGIGQTSFVEREVPRPNEHEVLVELDYVGVCGSDLHYYESGAIGDYIVQPPFVLGHEAGGKVVEIGKGVTHLKVGDLVALEPGKTCGKCEFCRTGRYNLCPDVAFFATPPIDGVFQEYVTHDASLCFKLPDTVDTMSGALIEPLAVGFHAAFQGEAKIGQKAVITGAGAIGLVTLLALKALGLNEIYVVDVMDNRLEKAKELGATAVINGKKEDTVAKLREYTQGKELDLAIDTTGSAFVVGQAIEAVKKGANIVLVGYSPTGRMDLPISLFMDKELSLKSVFRYRHIYPLAIEAVASGRINVKDIVTNVFEFADIQNALDSCVNNKQEIVKAVIQIKDPTLN is encoded by the coding sequence ATGAAAAAAATGAAAGTAGCAGTCATGGATGGAATTGGTCAAACAAGTTTTGTCGAAAGAGAAGTTCCCAGACCAAATGAACATGAGGTTTTAGTTGAATTAGACTATGTCGGAGTTTGCGGATCTGATTTACATTACTATGAATCTGGTGCTATCGGAGATTATATTGTCCAACCACCTTTTGTCTTAGGACATGAAGCTGGAGGAAAAGTAGTTGAAATAGGAAAAGGTGTCACGCATCTAAAAGTTGGGGACTTGGTCGCACTTGAACCAGGAAAGACTTGTGGGAAATGCGAATTTTGTCGCACAGGACGTTATAATTTGTGTCCCGATGTTGCATTTTTTGCAACCCCTCCTATTGATGGAGTCTTTCAAGAATATGTCACACACGATGCAAGCTTATGTTTTAAATTACCTGATACTGTTGATACAATGTCCGGTGCCCTCATTGAACCTTTAGCAGTAGGCTTTCATGCTGCTTTTCAAGGGGAAGCAAAAATTGGCCAAAAAGCCGTGATCACCGGAGCTGGAGCAATTGGATTAGTCACATTACTTGCCTTAAAAGCTCTCGGTTTGAATGAGATTTATGTCGTAGATGTAATGGACAATCGCTTGGAAAAAGCAAAAGAGCTAGGTGCTACGGCCGTCATCAACGGTAAAAAAGAAGATACCGTCGCAAAACTGCGCGAGTATACGCAGGGAAAAGAGCTTGATTTGGCAATTGACACAACTGGTTCTGCCTTTGTCGTCGGTCAAGCCATTGAGGCCGTAAAAAAAGGCGCAAATATCGTCCTTGTCGGGTACAGTCCAACAGGTCGCATGGATTTGCCGATTAGTTTATTCATGGATAAAGAGCTGTCTTTAAAATCTGTTTTCCGTTATCGCCATATCTACCCACTAGCTATCGAAGCAGTCGCTTCTGGTCGAATCAATGTTAAGGATATTGTCACGAATGTTTTTGAATTTGCTGACATCCAAAATGCGCTAGATAGTTGTGTCAATAACAAACAGGAAATAGTGAAAGCCGTTATTCAAATCAAAGATCCAACTTTAAACTAA
- a CDS encoding nitroreductase family protein, translated as MEKEQQDLSAQSVIEERHAVRSYQPNVSITREKINQLLRVATKAPSGGNLQAWRFLVIDETKQKEKLYPIAFHQQQIIEASATIVALGDLEGYKKAHEIYAQAVFENNMPEKIATMSEAKYTNLYQNMQSDDLLQTVTVDTSLAAMQFMLLAKAEGFDTTPMRGFDKEQLAKAFKIPSRYTPVLLISLGKQKKPAYQTSRLPLEKVVFYNEMN; from the coding sequence ATGGAAAAAGAACAACAAGATCTTTCGGCACAATCGGTCATAGAAGAACGACATGCAGTGAGAAGTTATCAGCCAAATGTGTCAATAACTAGAGAAAAAATAAATCAGCTCCTTCGTGTAGCTACCAAAGCCCCCTCAGGCGGTAATCTTCAAGCATGGAGATTTCTAGTCATCGACGAGACAAAACAAAAAGAAAAGTTATATCCGATTGCGTTTCATCAGCAACAAATAATAGAGGCCTCCGCCACAATCGTGGCACTGGGTGATTTAGAAGGCTATAAAAAAGCACATGAAATATATGCCCAAGCAGTATTTGAAAATAATATGCCCGAGAAAATAGCGACAATGTCTGAAGCAAAATACACAAATTTATATCAAAACATGCAATCGGATGACTTACTTCAAACGGTTACAGTCGATACCAGTCTGGCGGCAATGCAATTTATGTTGCTTGCAAAAGCAGAAGGCTTTGACACAACCCCAATGCGAGGTTTCGACAAAGAGCAGTTAGCAAAAGCTTTTAAGATACCGAGTCGATACACGCCGGTTTTGTTGATATCTTTGGGTAAACAAAAAAAACCAGCGTATCAAACCTCAAGATTACCACTGGAAAAAGTTGTTTTTTACAATGAAATGAACTAA
- a CDS encoding MerR family transcriptional regulator produces MNMKEAAKLTGLTNDTIRYYERIGIIMPIPRKENGMRDFTERSLNQLKFAKIMRRAGMGIESLREYVSMIYEDDDATIFARKALLIEQAKIMQEKIVEMQEAHDYLLYKVENYESHMREAEKKL; encoded by the coding sequence ATGAATATGAAGGAAGCAGCAAAGCTAACCGGCTTAACCAATGATACGATTAGGTATTATGAGCGGATTGGAATAATTATGCCCATCCCGCGAAAAGAAAACGGCATGCGTGATTTTACAGAGCGCAGTCTTAATCAATTAAAATTTGCCAAAATCATGCGACGTGCAGGTATGGGGATAGAAAGTTTAAGAGAATATGTGTCAATGATTTATGAAGATGATGACGCGACGATTTTTGCAAGAAAAGCGTTATTAATAGAACAAGCAAAAATCATGCAAGAAAAAATTGTAGAAATGCAAGAAGCACATGATTATTTGTTATACAAAGTAGAAAATTATGAAAGTCATATGAGAGAAGCTGAAAAAAAATTATAG
- a CDS encoding CPBP family intramembrane glutamic endopeptidase translates to MKTTRLTNKRIVIFLVLATIFMGVLSLRYAQNKNPNYLVGLMFTPMISVILTRVLTKEKAQNLFLRPFFKQNKWYYLLAYFATPIIAFSGAAVYFFFFPDQLDFLGSKFAYQSDLTTAGAYFKQLAIIVPLCILVNPLGGLLSCFGEEFAWRGYLLPKLSEKFSRKKAVVLTGFIWGVWHAPLVYMGLNYGTDHPALGITMMIFFCMVMNTILSSLFFKTKSVWVCVVAHAALNAIDKYTPSYLFTSMKEAHNLFIGPNLVGIIGGLGFIIVAIFCYKKMNQI, encoded by the coding sequence ATGAAAACTACGAGGTTAACCAACAAAAGAATAGTGATTTTTCTAGTACTAGCTACAATTTTTATGGGGGTTCTAAGTTTGAGGTACGCCCAAAATAAAAATCCTAATTATCTAGTAGGCTTAATGTTTACGCCAATGATTAGTGTGATACTTACAAGAGTTCTAACAAAAGAAAAAGCTCAAAATCTTTTTCTGCGTCCTTTTTTTAAGCAGAATAAATGGTATTATTTATTGGCATATTTCGCAACGCCCATCATTGCTTTTTCGGGCGCAGCAGTTTATTTTTTCTTCTTTCCAGATCAACTGGACTTTTTAGGGTCAAAGTTTGCTTACCAAAGCGATCTCACTACCGCGGGAGCATATTTTAAACAACTAGCAATCATTGTGCCATTGTGTATTTTGGTCAATCCGTTGGGAGGCTTACTTTCTTGTTTTGGAGAAGAATTTGCTTGGAGAGGGTATTTATTACCCAAGCTATCTGAAAAATTTTCTAGGAAAAAAGCAGTTGTTTTAACAGGATTTATATGGGGAGTGTGGCATGCACCACTTGTTTACATGGGCCTCAACTATGGTACAGATCACCCTGCCTTAGGGATTACCATGATGATTTTCTTTTGTATGGTGATGAATACAATCTTGTCTTCTCTCTTTTTTAAAACAAAATCTGTATGGGTGTGTGTTGTTGCCCATGCTGCGCTAAATGCGATTGACAAGTATACGCCAAGCTATTTATTTACCTCGATGAAGGAAGCGCACAACTTGTTCATTGGACCTAATCTTGTAGGAATAATTGGAGGTCTAGGATTCATTATTGTAGCCATTTTTTGTTACAAAAAGATGAACCAGATATAA
- a CDS encoding helix-turn-helix domain-containing protein, with translation MFEQIKLLTEFTEYPFALFQEQVCIFESKIKASDVLNAFSKKFWNYSETDTLSITYFRGLIFLSTKFIINKSNFMLIMIMSEKNSCNWTNLDWTLLFKKIQAYIAILSDTKQLTIKKRHFEIPATQDSEEEKIFTEQTFQTTFTDHYQFEKHLMDALKTSDSLILNKMVHNLSKINQTPLSNNKLLEKKYRFVSLITLVSRAAIQYGCSPTHAYRLSDSLIRQLDFIQATPEYHSLIKQMLNEFSLLIKTNTASSTSYIVKSAIEYIHQNLYDDLSNSTIAEKIGVHPVYLSSTFKKNTGNSLRHFITKTRVKEAKYLLVNTDLALKEISGSLHFSNQSYFCKLFKAETTYTPKEYRILF, from the coding sequence ATGTTTGAGCAAATAAAGTTATTAACCGAATTTACTGAATATCCCTTTGCACTATTTCAAGAGCAGGTTTGTATTTTTGAGTCAAAAATCAAAGCGAGTGATGTTTTAAATGCTTTTTCAAAGAAATTTTGGAACTACAGTGAGACTGATACCCTCTCCATCACTTATTTTCGTGGCTTAATTTTTCTATCAACAAAGTTTATTATCAACAAATCAAACTTTATGCTCATAATGATTATGTCCGAAAAAAACAGCTGTAATTGGACAAATTTAGACTGGACCCTACTATTTAAAAAAATTCAAGCTTATATCGCAATTCTTTCTGATACAAAACAGTTAACCATAAAAAAGCGACACTTTGAAATTCCTGCGACTCAGGACTCTGAAGAAGAGAAAATCTTTACAGAACAAACATTCCAGACAACTTTCACCGACCATTATCAATTTGAAAAACATCTAATGGATGCTTTAAAAACAAGCGACTCCTTGATTTTAAATAAAATGGTCCACAATTTGTCAAAGATTAATCAAACCCCACTTTCAAACAACAAACTGCTCGAAAAAAAATATCGTTTTGTTTCTTTGATTACGTTAGTTAGTCGTGCTGCTATTCAGTACGGCTGCTCCCCAACACATGCTTACCGGCTTTCAGATTCACTGATTCGTCAACTTGATTTCATTCAAGCCACTCCCGAGTATCATTCTTTAATCAAGCAAATGCTCAATGAATTTTCGTTGCTTATAAAAACAAATACCGCCTCGTCTACCTCTTATATCGTAAAATCAGCGATTGAATACATCCATCAAAATCTGTATGATGACCTTTCCAACTCGACTATTGCAGAAAAAATTGGTGTCCATCCAGTGTATCTATCTTCCACTTTTAAAAAAAATACAGGCAATTCACTTCGTCATTTTATTACGAAAACACGAGTCAAAGAGGCAAAATATCTCTTAGTTAACACCGATTTAGCCTTAAAAGAAATTTCTGGGTCTTTGCATTTTTCTAATCAAAGTTATTTTTGCAAACTATTCAAAGCAGAAACTACTTATACACCAAAAGAATATCGTATTCTATTTTGA